Genomic segment of Arachis hypogaea cultivar Tifrunner chromosome 11, arahy.Tifrunner.gnm2.J5K5, whole genome shotgun sequence:
CAACTTTGGATGCCCAAAAAATTCCTTCTATTCTAAAATACATGATTAGGAGGGAGAGTAAAGGTTATATGCTATATTTTCTTATCTTAGCTATATATTAACAAACTAATAACTTCAGATCTTTGTATTATATTTTCCAGTTTAAAAACTTTCAAACCCTTAGAAATTAACATGGCCAACAAACTGAATCTGCTTACCAGGATTGGCTTAAGTCCAAACCATTGTATATAAGGCACACTCCCTGCAGaagcatacaaaaaaaaaagaaagagaaaaatgcaCGCTCCCTACGCAGGCATCACCCTGATCAGGTTCAAAGGGACTATCTCAGCCTGATCTGCTAGCATCCTAGCTTTAATAATAGCCAGTGCTCATGCAGATTCAGGCACCCCTGGTGCATCTTGGGTATTAATAAAGTTTCCCAGAAAGATAAAAGATGATACCAAACAAAATACTATTACACAATTTATTCCTGACAATTGGATAATTCACAACAAAAGTAAAGTTGAAGATAGGAGTCTAAGATATTATCAACAAACTGAACTTTGTATTGTTCTCCTACAGCCAGCTTGAAAATGTTTCACACTATCCTTATAGATAAGGCCAGTTGTGTAGCCAATTCTCCCGTTGATTTGCTTCATTTATATAGTCCTGTAATATATGATAAAAGTAAAATAAGTACATTTTCACGTAAACCTATAAAATTAGACTAGATAATACATATTCTTGAGAAAAATGAAGCACTGCACAAGCCACAAAGCAAATCGATGCATGAGGCTCCCACTTGATGAGGCCTCAAAATAGTTACATGTAACAATGAATTTATGTTTGGATACTTCAGCTGATAAGTTGTTTTAAGATAATCTGTTGTATTTGGGATGTATGAAAAAAAGCTGCTTTTATATGATAGCATTactaaaaagggtataagatgatcaatataaatataaaatattttatagttaGGTCAATCTGGTTAAAAACTCAAATAGTGTGTATTGCACAGAAAGCCTTTTTCACATAATGCTCAAACATGAGCTCATTAATTGGAACTTAAGTGATAAAAATGTACGGGGATAAATTCACCTCTCTTTGGAACTTAAGTATGTTGCTGGCAAGTAAATCTCTCCACCAGCTTCACCATGCTGCTCCCCACTGATAGTTTTCTTGGCAGCTAGAAATTCAGCACTCATAGCATCCATTCCACGCTTCAAAGCCTCCTCGGCGTCGCCATAGCCATGTTGCTCAGCATACTTTCTGACATCCTCAGTTATCTTCATAGAGCAGAATTTGGGGCCACACATAGAGCAGAAATGGGCTACCTTTGCGCCTTCAGATGGCAATGTTTCATCATGGAAGGACATGGCCGTCATTGGATCCAAAGACAAAGCAAACTGATCCATCCATCGGAATTCAAATCTCGCCTTGCTCAGTGCATCATCCCAGGCTTGAGCATGTGGATGACCCTTTGCTAAGTCAGCAGCATGAGCAGCTATCTTGTAAGATATAACTCCGGTTTTCACATCATCACGATTTGGTAGACCAAGATGTTCTTTTGGAGTTACATAGCAGAGAAGAGCTGTACCAAGTGCCCCGATATTGGCAGCACCAATAGCAGAGGTAATGTGATCATAACCAGGGGCAATATCAGTTGTTAGTGGACCAAGAGTGTAGAAGGGTGCTTCGTTACACCATTCTAGCTGCTTCTGCATGTTTTCAGGAATCTTGTGCATTGGAATATGTCCAGGTCCTTCATTCATCACCTGTAAAGTAATTCAAAGTAAACAAATGCACTGGTTTCTTAAGATCATATGAAATAGATAAGGTCGCCATCTAGCCCAAATAATATTTAGAGTCGATACAAAATTGAAGCTAAGGAGTAAGTTACTTCACCAGGCTATTAATTTATCAGAACATTAGTATGTGCATATCAAGAAAGTATGATGATTTTATCACCTGAACATCCTTTTCCCATGCTTTACGTGTCAGTTCTCCTTGCGTCAAGAGCTCAGCAAATTGAGCCGTGTCATTCGCATCATATATGGATCCAGGTCTTAGCCCATCACCAATGGATAGTGCTATATCATACTGATTGCAGATGTCAAGTATTTCGTCCCAGTGCTCATAAGCAAAATTCTCTTTGTGATAAGCAAGGCACCACTTTGCATGAATGGATCCTCCTCTGGAAACTATTCCTGTCATGCGCTTCGCTGTTAAGGGAATGTACCTAAGAAGAACACCAGCATGGATAGTGAAGTAATCAACACCCTGCTCGGCTTGTTCAATCAGTGTATCCCTGAAAACCTCCCAGCTAAGGTTTTCAGCAATGCCGTTAACTTTTTCAAGTGCTTGATAAATAGGAACGGTCCCAACTGGCACGGGGGAGTTGCGCAAGATCCACTCACGAGTTTCATGGATATGGCGACCTGTTGAGAGGTCCATGACTGTGTCAGCTCCCCACATAGTTGCCCACTGAACCTTGTAAACTTCCTCTTCGATAGAGCTAGCAACTGCAGAATTTCCAATGTTTGCATTTACCTTCACCAAGAAATTTCTTCCAACTATCATAGGCTCCAACTCCAAGTGCTTCTTGTTGGATGGGATGATAGCTCGTCCACGAGCAACTTCTGACCTCACAAACTCCGGGTCAAGCTTCTCACGAGTGGCACAATAAAGCATCTCCTCAGTAATGATCCCTTGCTTAGCATAGTACATTTGAGTGAATCTTGGTGTACCAAGTTTCTCTCTCCTATCAACCCACTCTGCGCGCAACTTGGGGAGTCCTAATTTATCCATGAAAAGAAATGAAGTAAATGAATGTATTTTCTAATGGCTTAGTGTAAGCGTATAGACAATCAAAAATTAGATTCTTCAATgacaataataagttaaataaatatatacaaaaaattgttAATCTGGCTAGGTGTAATGTATAACCTTGGATTTAAAAAACACAGCATAACCAAGATACATATTAGTGTAGAAATTTGCAATTCTGTGAAATTTAGCCTTAATTAGTTGATCACATATCAATAATAGTAACAAATTGGAGAAAGTGAAGCTAAGCATAAACTGATGCTAAAACAACAATTTACAAAAGGACAAGTAAAAACATCTTGGAACGagattatatatcatatatatgaCCTGTTAATGAAATTCaatcaaaataagtttcaaagaGGAAGATGTAGTTCAAGTAATCTCAGTTTGAAGCACCTAGCAAAGCTAGCAGAAAAGAAGTGAACGAAGAAAAGACAGGACTAAATGTACTTATGATTTTCCTCAAAGCTGGTGATGACATCAATGATTATATCATAGAACATATGCATGAAAGGAATTATAGTCCTTGTTATCCCAACATTATGCATAAGAAAAATGTACTGGTTTCCATTGGCAAAGAAAAATGACAACATGCTTGATTGCCATACCAATACTTGGGCTTATATTTTGGGGACCACTTGTATCATAGTTATCAAAGTGTTCTTCATCCCCAGAGAGGTGAACTCGTCGAAATGGAACTCTGAGAACATGACTAGTACCTTCATGAATGACTTCCCTGTAAACATTGGTAATAGAATGAGCTATCCAAGAATATGCTGTGTGCTTATTCAGATTACCAACAATGGGTTGGAAAGCCATATATTATCTGAAAGCAAATCACATTGGTTGCATAACTTTCTAAAGGAGAAAACAAGTCAGACCTGTATTCTTTCGTGCTCTTAGGAAAGCACTGTTCGAAGGAAGGAAGAGGCTGAAAATCGGGGGAAGCAGGGTCAACGGTGTGCTTCTTTTGTTTGGTTTTGTCCGAATTGGTTGTTTGAGGATCAAATGTTAATGTTGCTCTAGGTATCGAAGCCACGTAGGAAGGGACAACTTCCTTCTTCCAAGCACTTGAAATGCATCCAGCGACATCAAACCCAGGCAAAAATGTAGTACTTGGGAACTTCGGTTGAGAAGCATTGTTGCCACTTTTGCAAACAACTGATGTCACATTGGCATGCAAGGATGCCATCTCACTGcagaaatataaaatttcaaTGTTTGAAAGGTTAATTTTCAGTTAAACAGCAAGCAGGCATGTATAATGACAGAATATATCTGTATACTCATATATGGAGAGATTCCCTGTTAAAAGAATCaaattatgtaaaattttgaCATTCACAAATTGCTTATCTAATTAACTACATATTCATGAACTTCAGAATCTCCAAGTTAGCTATGTGAAAAATGAATCTGAGCCCAAAAAATTTAATATCAAATGTCACAAAAGTTAAAACTTATCCAactattcaaaatttttatccatctgttattctgtttttaattaaaattatttttccttaaaataaaaacttaaacaaACAGATATGAGTCAAGCACAGAAGTTTATTAGTTAACCAAATACCAAAATCTCATGTTTTCCAAAGAggtttacataaaaataaataaacaataacaAAAGTTCCATTCCGGAACAATTTCAAGCACATCATGCTCAATGGAGACATTCTTTTGTACATGCAAAGATATTTATGACAACCACAGAAGCCATCATGAGAGATATCAAAAAATCTCATAACCAGAAagaatcatttaaaaaaaataaaagaaattattaaGGGTTCAGTAAATAATAAAGGACACAAAGTATATTCTCTCAATTAAAAAATCCTCTTCGAACATGACAAGCTTAGATTTTTACGATTCATATTTAAATTTGGACCACAATGGGTCCTACAATgataaaaatggattttttttttaagtgagAAAAATCCATTCCCATAAAGCACACCATATCATCTCAGGTGATAATTTTACACGATCCAATCATGCACAAACCTCAAGCACAAAAAGTTCGTCTTTAATTCACCTTTTTTAAAACCTAACAACAATCAATTACAAAAATCAATCTATTTACAATCGAACTATgtcaaaaaagaataaaaatgtattgcggagagagagagagagagagagaaccttgAAGGAAAAGCTGCGTGGATTGGGAAAGGTAGGGTTGGGTGTTATCTGGAACGGAATGGAgaagagtgagtgagtgagtgaatgTGATGAAGAATAGCGGGTTTATATAGAGAGTGAATTAATAGATACTTATAAGATAGTAAGATACTGATGATACAAACCACACCACAAAATTCCGCATTCATGGTAGCATAGATATTTCGAGAAAAAAATCGCTTCTTTAGTCTTTACTCTTTACATTTGCATCTTACCAAATGTGGGGACTAAGTAATTAAGGTGTACAAAAATGTATATTAAGATTCATAAATATTAAAAGGTGGATACtaagattttataattgtcttcCTATAAAGATGTATCTTTTTTATCACTAGATGATAAATTGAAgagtttaatttgatatattataaaaattttttttttaaatgtgacCAAACAAATAAAATACACTTTTAATATAAGACTCttcataaaaatatgtttttaacatctttatttaaataagtgtcatattaaaatataatttagttattattttttatgaatttgtaAACATTAAACTTTTTAAATGGTATGACATctttatttattgaaaataatttttaagatatattttggtatttattaattttttttaagtaaaagagCTCAACACAACAAAAACTAACGAATAGAAAAAGCCctacaattaaaaacaaaaaacacaacCTATAATCATGTCGGGCAATGTCATCAACAATTATTAGGTCTAATATTATTTCATTCGGTGTTGTTaggttttttctctcctttgtgaggttCAAACTCAACATTTTGAGGGTGTCTCTTTGTATCTATTGTGTCACAATCCTAATCAGATTTTGGGTTCAATTTGAGAGAAAGAGAGTAGCCaccaaaagagagagaagagggaaaaacaGAATTTCCATTTTTTTGTAAAGCAGCAAATTTCAAATGACAGTTTCTCATtcgttcaccgttggatcggcttgaaatttgaatttcgTGTTTCTATCATCTTGTTCTTTATTCTGGTCGGTGAAGATGTTGATTGGAGGTTTGCAGTAGGAGAAATTGGCTTCACAAGAGAGGAATTAGGTTTTccgtttttacacagagcagcaatctTTGAATAacagtttctcattctttcatcgttggatcgacgtgaaatttgaactttagattcttcacatcttgttcttcattctggacggtagagattttaattggaggtctgcagagggagaaattggcttcgacagcagctctattttttggtatatttcatcttcttgcttctcatTTGTAAGTTTTGGTGATTTGAtattttggctggttatatgtacgtttttgtgctttgtttgagactctcttgtacctcatttgattatagtggagctatttcattggtctatACGACCCGtgatttttacctctcacattgagggggttttccacgttaaaatatcagtgtgttcttgttattgctttacttgctatatttgcttgttatagttgctgctaTATTGTATTGTGAGTGCTTTCATATTATTCTTGTGTTGGATATTTGTGTCGTTTCCGCTGTTAGGCTCTTTCATACTGGcatcagagcttgttggtatttttctgggcttgtgattctatgaacaatggaagctaatactaatactagtaggatgatcactcttaatggtcctaattatgatttgtaGAAGTCAAAAatggaagatttgctttatgtcaagaatttcatcaaccagtttttggtacagagaagcctaatgataaatctgatgatgattggactttgttgcatagacaagtctgtggatatattaggcagtgggttgacaataatgtgttgaaccatattattggagagacaTATGCTCGAACCCTTTGGATTAAgcttgaacagttgtatgctcgAAAAATTGGGAAAAACAAGATGTTTTTGAtcaagcagttgttggctttgaagtatacagatgggacatcaatgacagatcacttgaataatttccaaggaattatgaatcagttatcttccatgggtatcaagtttgatgaagaggttcaaggattgttacttcttggctccttacCTGACTCGTGGAAAATTCTCAAAATGTCATTGTCTAATTCtgctcctgatggtgtaatctctatgaatcttgccaagagcagtgttttgaatgaagaaatgagaagaaagtcacaaggtacatcgactacacattcagatgttcttTTTTCTGAGTCTAGGGGGAGAAACAAAAGTTGAGGTCCTAAAGGTAGagatcaaagcagaagcaagtctcgaggaaagtataagaatattgagtttcatcattgtggtcaaaagggacatgtgaagaaattttgttggcagctaaagaaAGAGAAAGTCAAGGCAAGTAAAGGcaagagcacaaataaagatgatggtagcaatgaagacaaggttaatgtaactcatgatgattttcttcttgttgataatagcactagttgggtgattgatagtggtacttctattcatgttacatctaggagggaTTTGTTTACATCTTATACTCttggtgattttggtgatgtgaaaatggctcatcaaggtgttgcaaaatgtgCCGGTGTTGGACAAGTTTGCTTAGAAACCTCCAACGGTActaagttgactttgaagcgtgtgaagcatgttccagatattcggttgaacttactttctattggtaagttgtgtgatgaagacttggatagctcattTTCTCGTGATAGCTGGAAGTTCACCAAGGGTTCCATGATTGTTGCTAGAGGTACTcgacactctactctttatttaactcaagcaaagattgtgaaagatgtcgttaatgctgctgagtttgttgatgaaactgatttatggcataagagattatgtcatatgagtgagaaaggcatgaatatgttatccaagaggaatcttttatctggttgcaaggttgctttgcaaaagtgcaaCCATTTCTTTGCTGGAAAACAAAACAGGGTTTCTTTCAAGAGCCATCCATCTTCAAGGAAGCCggagatacttgacttggtgcattctGATGTGTGTGAgccgatgaagacaagaacacttggagggtctatttattttgtaacctttattgatgatcattctaggaaattatgggtttacactttgaagaccaaagatcaagttttgaatgtgttcaagcaatttcaagcttatgttgaaagagaaactgggaagaagttgaaatgcattcgtACTGACAGTGGTGGTGAGAactcaggtccatttgatgcttattgtaaagagcatggtataagacatcaAAAGACTCCTCCGAaaactcctcagttgaatggcttggctgaaagaatgaacagaacattggttgaaagagttaggtgcttaTTGTCCCCTTTTATAACCAAGATTTCTGCCctaacttcttcctcttcttcttctacccacTTTTCCTGGTTCTTCGTCTTCTTCCTCACTGTGCAGCTTTTTGGGTTTAGGATCATGAGTGCAAGTGGGAGCCAGAGTTCCCTGCGGTCAAACAGAAGGGTCTCCAGAAGAACCAGTAGAGAATCGAGTGTTCCAGAGTGGTGTGGGTGTGGCTGCCGCCCTGTTCTCTGGTGGTCCACAACAGAGGCTAACCCTAACAAAGTCTCAACTAATAAGAATTATACATAAATAGATATGTAATAAAAGCattaaatttttatgaataacTACAAAGTGATTTCTATCTAATCCTTGAAGAAATTGCCAAAAGAAATTACCAATAACCCATGAACTTGATAGATTTCATTATCACAGGAAATGGTGGATGATGGAAATTGAAAATACCTGGTATCCATGAGAAAGATGTCCACCATGAGGAAGATCAAGTGCCATGATTCTGTCATGAGGTTTTAGCAATGCAGTATAAACTTGAAAATTTGAAGGAGACCCAGATAGAGGCTGAACGTTCACTGCAGTTTATGAGTAATAACATATGAGAAAAATTGACAcctaaataatttaaaagaatCTACTGAATATCAAGAAAGCTCATGAGCATTCATTTTGAAATTTAACCAGCAAAAAGTCTACAAGAGAATTCAACCTAAATGCTACTTCTGAATTCTGAACAAAAACTCGTGTGCCTCAAgtggtagaagaagaaaggaaaaaaaaaaggtaattaCAAAGAATAGATCATGTCCACCTGAAAGCTTAGAACAATTAGAACAACAGGACAATGACCAACAAGATGAAATAATGTGCAATCAACAAAGCCAAATAAAAGGGTATACCAATATAGTTATTGTGCAGTTACCTCCCCATTTAGCTGGATCCAACCTAAATGCCTCGAGGGCACGCTTCTGACATAGTCTTTCTGCCATATCAATGTACCTTGAGGAAGAAAGGCAACAATTTTTTAATTGGACTAGAAGCAGGAGTCCAATAATAAAATCCAAAATGCTAGCCACTATATATTATTGTGTTTGTTGAATTATCGAGAGGTGAACGAACACAAAGAAGAAAAGTGAGTTCCAATCCTTATGTAATGTTCTCCCTAGGTGCGGTAATTTTGAACAGAACCACGATTAAAACAGAAATAATTTTGTTGTTCCATGATCTCTGCAATCACATTGCACGCAACAATTGTAGCTGCATAAATGAAGAGTCTCATGACCAATAACATGTATGTAAATAAATTACCTTCCATTGCCTAGCTTTTTCGAGCTCAATTATATCAGCAATCTAAGGATCAACAACCTCAAGTGGGGCATTCAATTACTTTGGCCACTGAAAATCCCAACAAGGaattatgaatcagttatcttccatgggtatcaagtttgatgaagaggttcaaggattgttacttcttggctccttacCAGACTCGTGGAAAATTCTCAAAATGTCATTGTCTAATTCtgctcctgatggtgtaatctctatggatcttgccaagagcagtattttgaatgaagaaatgagaagaaagtcacaaggtacatcgactacacattcagatgttcttttttctgagtctagggggagaaacaaaagtcgaggtcctaaaggtagagatcaaagcagaagcaagtctcgagGAAAGTATAAGAATATTAAGTTtcatcattgtggtcaaaagggacatgtgaagaaattttgttggcagctaaagaaggagaaagtcAAGGCAAGTAAAGGcaagagcacaaataaagatgatggtagcaatgaagacaaggttaatgtaactcatgatgattttcttcttgttgaggagtttgaatctgttaaccttgttgataatagcactagttgggtgattgatagtggtacttctattcatgttacatctaggagggaTTTGTTTACATCTTATACTCttggtgattttggtgatgtgAAAATAGCTCATCAAGGTATTGCAAAATGTGCCGGTGTTGGACAAGTTTGCTTAGAAACCTCCAACGGTActaagttgactttgaagcgtgtgaagcatgttccagatattcggttgaacttactttctgttggtaagttgtgtgatgaagacttgTATAGCTCATTTTCTCGTGATAGCTGGAAGTtcaccaagggttccatggttgttgctagaggtacttgacactctactctttatttaactcaagtAAAGATTGTGAAAGATGTCGTTAATGCTActgagtttgttgatgaaactgatttatgacataagagattatgtcatatgagtgagaaaggcatgaatatgttatccaagaggaatcttttatctggttgcaaggttgctttgcaaaagtgcaaCCATTTCTTTGCTGGAAAACAAAACAGGGTTTCTTTCAAGAGCCATCCATCTTCAAGAAAGCCggagatacttgacttggtgcattctgatgtgtgtgggccgatgaagacaagaacacttggagggtctatttattttgtaacctttattgatgatcattctaggaaattatgggtttacactttgaagaccaaagatcaagttttgaatgtgttcaagcaatttcaagcttctgttgaaagagaaactgggaagaagttgaaatgcattcgtACTGACAGTGGTGGTGAGAactcaggtccatttgatgcttattgtaaagagcatggtataagacatcaaaagactcctccgaagactcttcagttgaatggcttggctgaaaggatgaacaAAACATTGGTTGAAAGAGTAAGGTGCTTATTGTCACAATCTGCATTagcaaaatccttttggggtgaagctttgagcattgttgttcatgtcttgaaccggacaccatgtgttcccttgcaatttgaagtgccagagaaggtatagtcaggtaaagatgtttcttatgatcatttaagagtctttggatgtaaaacttttgttcatattcctaaatatgagagatctaagcttgatataaagactaggcagtgtatttttattggctacggcatggatgagtttggttacaggttttatgatcctgttagCAAGAAGTTGATTCggagtagagatgttgtctttgttgaagaccaaacaCTGAAGGATGTTGATAATGCGGAGAAGCCAATGGTTCAGCCTAGTGATAATTTTTTTGACTTGGATATTACTCCTTCTACGCCTGTGGTAAAGGATGGTAGAGTTGAAactcaaaataatgagcatgatacaagtgcaggtgaagatggaacaattgatccaatgcttgatgaagttggtgatgatgatcaagatgaacAACCAACTTTGGAAATTCCTGCAAATGCACTCATaaggtctacaagagagaggaagccttcgtcaaggtattctccacatgagtttgttttgttgactgatgagggagaacctgaatgctttggagaggttgttgaagatgaaagcaaagctcaatagCTTGAAGCTATacaagaagaaatgaagtccttgcttgagaatgatacctatgagttggtgaagctaTCGAAGGGTATGtgagttttgaagaacaaatgggtattcagaatcaagaatgaagaacacaattctaagcctcggtataaggctagattggttgttagaggttttagccagagaaaatgtgttgattatgaggagatcttttctcctgttgtgaggatgtcatccattcgtgctgtgCTTGGATTAACAGCGTCTCTTGATTTAGAGATTaagcaaatggatgtgaagacagCTTTTTTTTCATGGTGATTTAGACAAGGAGATCTACATGGAGCAACCAGAGGGCTTTGTTAttaaaggaaaggaagattttgtgtgcaagcttaagaagagtctttatgggttgaagcaagctccaagatagtggt
This window contains:
- the LOC112720026 gene encoding phosphomethylpyrimidine synthase, chloroplastic isoform X1; the encoded protein is MASLHANVTSVVCKSGNNASQPKFPSTTFLPGFDVAGCISSAWKKEVVPSYVASIPRATLTFDPQTTNSDKTKQKKHTVDPASPDFQPLPSFEQCFPKSTKEYREVIHEGTSHVLRVPFRRVHLSGDEEHFDNYDTSGPQNISPSIGLPKLRAEWVDRREKLGTPRFTQMYYAKQGIITEEMLYCATREKLDPEFVRSEVARGRAIIPSNKKHLELEPMIVGRNFLVKVNANIGNSAVASSIEEEVYKVQWATMWGADTVMDLSTGRHIHETREWILRNSPVPVGTVPIYQALEKVNGIAENLSWEVFRDTLIEQAEQGVDYFTIHAGVLLRYIPLTAKRMTGIVSRGGSIHAKWCLAYHKENFAYEHWDEILDICNQYDIALSIGDGLRPGSIYDANDTAQFAELLTQGELTRKAWEKDVQVMNEGPGHIPMHKIPENMQKQLEWCNEAPFYTLGPLTTDIAPGYDHITSAIGAANIGALGTALLCYVTPKEHLGLPNRDDVKTGVISYKIAAHAADLAKGHPHAQAWDDALSKARFEFRWMDQFALSLDPMTAMSFHDETLPSEGAKVAHFCSMCGPKFCSMKITEDVRKYAEQHGYGDAEEALKRGMDAMSAEFLAAKKTISGEQHGEAGGEIYLPATYLSSKERTI
- the LOC112720026 gene encoding phosphomethylpyrimidine synthase, chloroplastic isoform X2 — its product is MASLHANVTSVVCKSGNNASQPKFPSTTFLPGFDVAGCISSAWKKEVVPSYVASIPRATLTFDPQTTNSDKTKQKKHTVDPASPDFQPLPSFEQCFPKSTKEYREVIHEGTSHVLRVPFRRVHLSGDEEHFDNYDTSGPQNISPSIGLPKLRAEWVDRREKLGTPRFTQMYYAKQGIITEEMLYCATREKLDPEFVRSEVARGRAIIPSNKKHLELEPMIVGRNFLVKVNANIGNSAVASSIEEEVYKVQWATMWGADTVMDLSTGRHIHETREWILRNSPVPVGTVPIYQALEKVNGIAENLSWEVFRDTLIEQAEQGVDYFTIHAGVLLRYIPLTAKRMTGIVSRGGSIHAKWCLAYHKENFAYEHWDEILDICNQYDIALSIGDGLRPGSIYDANDTAQFAELLTQGELTRKAWEKDVQVMNEGPGHIPMHKIPENMQKQLEWCNEAPFYTLGPLTTDIAPGYDHITSAIGAANIGALGTALLCYVTPKEHLGLPNRDDVKTGVISYKIAAHAADLAKGHPHAQAWDDALSKARFEFRWMDQFALSLDPMTAMSFHDETLPSEGAKVAHFCSMCGPKFCSMKITEDVRKYAEQHGYGDAEEALKRGMDAMSAEFLAAKKTISGEQHGEAGGEIYLPATYLSSKER